Below is a genomic region from Trichoderma asperellum chromosome 2, complete sequence.
AACAGAAAGCCGCTGACGCCTGTGCCCTAGGGCCTGCGTATCTCTTGGGATTCAACTCATTTCGAAGTGTCAACTTTCGCACAATGAGAGCCGGTGACGACGAGTGGGATCGGAACCTTTATCGATATCCCTCACGGCAAGGATTGCTTGCTCAGGAGGACTACATAATGCAGCACGATGTGTATAGTCTGGGAGTATGTCTCTTGGAACTGGGCTTATGGGAAAGCTTTGTCTGCTGCGAAAGCGGTACAGGAGATCAAagaggcgagaagaagcgTCCATCGGCAAGTTTGGGACTTGAGCTGGACAGCTTCCAATCCCAGGAAGAGGGATCTGTGCTATCAGCGAAGATAAAAGCTCGGTTGGTTGATCTCGCGAGAACCAAGCTGCCGTCTCGAATGGGTGACAAGTATACGTCTGTTGTTGTTACTTGTCTTACATGTCTTGATCCAGGCAACAAAGATTTTGGAGATGACGAAGATATGCGAGATGACGATGGCATTCTGGTTGGGGTTCGCTTCATCGAAAAGGTCTTACTCAAATTAGAAGAAATAGCATTATAGACACCCATGTGAGGAGCAGAAAATAAGGGAATGCTGGGGCCATAAGGACGCAGCTGTAGGATAAGTTTCAACAAAGAATTCCGAAAGAATAACGGTCTAAAATATGAATACAATGACCGATAGGGGGAGTATGAAGTAGGAAGTGTGCGCAATGAATGGCCTGCTGCACGCTCTTTTGGTCTACAGCAGGTAGGCAGACAGGTACAGTAGTAATGAGCCCCACTTCAGCTACCGTTAATTCTAGAGCTCAGCTTCCCTCCATCAACTGAATTCACcactcgccatcgccgcatCCAGCCGGATGGGTTACGCGACACTGTTGGCATATTCTTCAAAACcatggacgacgatgacTACGGCGCAGATGATGCCTTGCTGGAGGCAATGGCGGCCGTGGACTCGGGCCCCTCGGCAGCCGGTGCTGTCAAGCAGCCCACGCCACAGATTATCACCAAGCCCGcagccagcagcggcggcagaggcagcagctcAGCAACTCCCATAGTGCAGCCAAAACCTCAGATAATCCAGCAGAAGAATCTCGGGTCGACGATCCTCGTATCGCCGCGTCAACGAGGCAACCCGCTTCTGACGTCTATCCGGTCGATACCCTGGGAATACAGTGACATACCAGCCGACTATGTCGTCGGATTGACTACTTGTGTGCTGTTCTTGAGGTGAGGGCATATTATTCACGGCTACGACTTGCTGACCCCTCACGTATTGGTTCTAACTTTGAGTGCCCGTATCTAGTCTTAAATACCACCGTCTACATCCCGAGTACATCTACACGCGCATTCGCAATCTGCAAGGCAAATACAATCTGCGTATTCTTCTTACTCTTGTTGATATTCCAAACCACGAGGACTCCATACGTGAACTATCAAAGACTTCGGTGGTAAACAACGTTACCGTTATACTATGCTGGTCcgcagctgaagctgcccGTTATATCGAGCTCTACAAGTCGTATGAGAACGCCAATTTCTCGGCCATTCGCGGACAGCAATCCACCAATTATGCGGACAAGCTAGTGGAATTCGTCACGGTGCCGAGAAGCTTGAACAAGTCAGATGCGGTAGCCCTGGTTGCCAATTTCGGCAGCCTGAAGAATGCGATAAATGCAGAGCCAGAGCAATTGAGCATGATGAGCGGGTGGGGCGGGGTGAAAGTAAAGAGATGGACTGCCGCGGTCGAAGAGCCATTCCGAGCAAAGAAAGCGGCCAAAAGAGGTTTCCAGTCATCAtcggcagcagctgctgggcgTGATTCAAGAGCTGCGAGGGCGAATGCTGCCGCCGATCGGCCAGAGACTCAAGAGCCTAACCCTCGGGCTCCCCAAACAAAGGCAACACCATATAGTTCTTCAAATTATAATTCGCCTGCTGGGAACTCATCAGACCATCAACCCGGGGGCGCCCAACCTCCCGCGCAGTTTCGTTTCCTAGACGAAGAcagcgaagatgacgaggaggcaTTTGAGACGATTAATCGAGAAGAAAAACAGGCTCCCCAGCCAACACAACCACAGCCCAGTAAGGAAAGTAGCCAGCTAAGTGAGGGCGTAGCAGCGGCACTGGCAAAGCTACGACAAAACGGGTGAAGACGTTAACTCTCGCATGATTTCACATGTTCCCCCACAGAATCCTACATCCACGACATGTCGGTTCGCGGCCAAGCGCCGCAGAACTGCCGAGAAAGAGGGGGGCTAGCATTAGTAGTCGATGCGCGGCTCATTAACGCATGAAAATGCGTCACGGTAACACCTTGTACTCCGCATAATAGCCATTTCTTTTACGCCCGTTCATAGCCGCGCATGGATTTAGAAGAACAAATCTTCTGGGCAAGGAAAGGTTGCCAAGTACAATATGGGGTCGGTCTGGTCCTTGCGTACAGGTAAGACACCCGCCAGCCATATTGAAACATGCGTTGCATTGTTGAGTTTGTATTGGAGCGCTGTCGCCGGGAATGGTGGTAACCAGCGGGCAAGAGATCGCGCGCTCCAGCGATCGAGTCTTAGCTCTGGCGGCCGCATCAGGACCGATCACCTCTGCACCTCGGAGCTTCGTCCAACCAACGTCGGGCATCTCAGGCAAGCTTGTGCCTGGGGGTTGGAGTGCGGGACCCAGCCACAGCCCGGTTCCTGAAGTGCCGTCGCCAATCTGTGGAGAAGCCAGCTCGTCTGATATCATACCGCCGCTTAAATACTCGGAGGTGTACTCGAAGCGCTAAGCGTTAAACAGCAGGTTGAGGACGCCGGATTCACAGGCATGTCTAGTTTTGCTAGGCatctaggtaggtattctACATATTTGGTTGGCCGTGTTACCTAGCCAAGCTAGCTTCGCATCCTGGCGTGCTACGTTGTATACTAAGTAATTATGCATACGAAATACTCAAAAGTACTTACAACATGCGGTCTCGTGCTTTTACAACCACAATGCTTTTCGGACTCGGACAGGTTATTGTTCTTGATATTTCACAATTTTCCGCCTTGACAAAGATGTAGTAAGCAATGGATGATACTTTCCGGGATCTGACTTTTCGTGGGATTGTCCGGACTTTTGGCCTTGTTATACACACCACCATCACGCACGCTCTTCTGCCAGATTTGGATCACAATGATACCTCAGAATAGGGTGTGATCTTCAACTTCCCCTCACGGCCCCTTGCAAGCGTGCCTAGGATACAGCAGATCCAATCAAGTTTCACGAAGCAATATGTCATTAGATCCTCGGGATCCATCCGGAAACTTCATCCTGTCCAGCTTGTTGGAGTAACCAAAAGATTTCGTCATGGACAGAGGCTATATGCAAGCTGTTGTTGGTTTTTGGTGTCACCTGCCTGCTGTGGCTTTTTCCACCGGCAAGCTCCGTCCGCTCTGAGGCTGCAAGACGCGCCAAAAATGCACGAGGCCGGCCGTTTTGTTCGAAAAGCAGCATGCCGGGATGCCGTGCTCGCATCCCTAAGCGGCGCCATGTCTCGAAATAGAGCAAAAGCGTAATCTCGGCTTCACACTAGCATAAACAATCATGGTGCCAATTGACTAGCGCCCCCTCATTCTCTTGCAGTAAAGGGAGGATCAAGAAATCGAAATGATTAAATTGCAGAGCTTTCCCGCCTCCCGAGCTGGAATCGGCAACCCGGTTTTCTGCTGAGCTTgggcctcttctctcccatcCTGCTGGCTGTACTATCCAAACGGCGCGAATTTAGACACCATGAGATTCATTAGTGGCTCCGTTGTTGCCCTTGGGCTCATTGCCCCTGTGTTGGCATATCCACGCCCGATCGGTGGAAAGCGCGGTTCACCCAATCCTACAAGGGCGGCAGCAGTCAAGGCTGCATTCCAAACGTCGTGGAACGCATACCACCAATATGCTTTCCCCCATGACGATCTTCATCCGGTCAGCAATACCTATGATGATGAGAGGTAAGCTACTGGTTCTGGGCGCCCGCCAGATTTGGTACCATCTGTGGTGGCTAACTTTATCTAAGAAATGGTTGGGGCTCATCGGCCGTTGATGGCCTGGACACGGCAATTCTTATGGGAGACGCCGACATAGTCAACACGATCCTCAAGCGTATACCGCAAATAAACTTTACCACTACTGCGGTTGCCAATCAAGGTATCTCTGTGTTTGAGACCAACATCCGATACATTGGTGGCATGTTGGCTAGTAAGTTTTTCTGTCCTCAAGACGTACGTATTGTTATATCGAAGTAGCCGTACTGAATGGGCTTTATTTAGGCTATGATCTGCTGAAAGGACCATTCAGTCATCTGGTGAGAGACCAGACGTTGGTAAAGAACCTGTTGACTCAGGCGGAATCGCTCGCGAACGGTCTCAAGGTTTCGTTTAATACTACAAGCGGTGTGCCGGACCCAACCGTTTACTTTAACCCCACTTACAGGAACAGTGGTACGGGAAGTAACAATGTTGCCGAGATTGGAACACTGGTACTTGAGTGGACGCATCTCAGCGATCTCACTGGCAATCCTCTGTATGGACAGCTTGCCCAAAAGGGTGAATCATATCTCCTAAACCCAACAGGAAGCCCAGAAGCATGGCCGGGTCTTGTAGGAACATATGTCAGCACAAGCAATGGCCAATTCCAGGATAGCGATGGCAGCTGGTCCGCTCTCTCGGACAGCTTCTACGAGTATCTGATTAAGATGTACTTGTATGATCCTGACACGTTTGGAGAGTACAAAGATCGCTGGGTTCTTGCGGCCGATTCGACTATTGCGCATCTTGCCTCTCACCCCACCTCGCGTCATGATCTGACTTTCTTATCGCAATATTCTGGACAAACTACGTCGCCACAATCAGGACATTGTAAGTTATTTAGACAGGTGCAAATTATCAGAGTAAGGAGCTTGACGCTAAtcatttttctcttgttttttctcttcctctttagTGGCTAGTTTTGCTGGTGGCAACTTCATTTTGGGAGGTATCCTCCTAGGCGAGCAGAAGTACATCGACTTTGGCATCGAACTCACTAATTCGTATTTTGACACCTACAACCAGACTGCTTCTGGAATCGGCCCCGAAGGTTTCCAATGGGTGGATAgcgcaaacagcagcagcagccagcctcCCTCCTCTGTCGCAGGGTTCTACTCAAAGGCAGGATTCTGGGTAACGGCTCCGTATTACATCTTGAGACCAGAAACCTTGGAGAGCATCTACTACTCGTACCGAATCACGGGCGACTCTAAATACCAGGATATGGCATGGGAAGCCATCAGTTCCATCCTCAGCAAATGCCGCGCCGGCAGTGCATACTCGTCTATCAACGACGTGACGCAGGCCAATGGCGGAGGAGCCTCTGACGATATGGAAAGCTTCTGGTTTGCCGAGGTCCTTAAATACGCGTACTTGATTTTTGCTGAAGAGTCGGACGTCCAGCTGAAGCCAAGCGGCAACAAATTTGTATTCAACACAGAGGCACACCCCTTCAGAATCCGCCACTAAATGGGTGAGTGGGGGTATTTTACATGAACCATGAACCATGCATAAGAGTGCTTTGGATATGtgaatataatattaaacaTGAGCCGCTAGAAATAGACTATTCATGAAATTCATGGTATTTATGATCTATATAATGAGTTGCACTTGAAAGGGGTAAATAAGGAAAATTCCATGGTGAATCAgttctaataatataatacaaaGCAAGCTTAAACTGCTTGGCTGTAAGCAACCGCCCGAGTTAAACGCTGCTGCCTTTCGCCTCATAAGTAAGTTGAGAGTTActgttttctttcccttgttACGGTTGATTATTGATGGCGTCTGTTCAAAACTCTCTGCTCTGGCCAATATCACAAACATCAAAGACGCCTTCTTCGGCAATGCCTTTACGCTTCAACGCCTCTTTCAGCTTTCGCGGGGGCTCAAGGACTTCCTCCATAGTCAAGGCCCACGTTCCCCAGTGAATTCCCATGGCCTTTTGGCATTTCGTGTCTTGAAAGATTTCGACCGAGTCATATGGATTGGCGTGCATGGCCGAGAAGGCTGCACGAGGAGCATAGGCGCCAATGGGGATCAGGCCAAGGTCGAACGGTCCGCGATGCTCGCCAATCTGCTTGAACTGGGGACATCTGGGGAAAGAATCGTATTCGGCAGCGTAGTCATCGACATCGGCTGGGAGATATGGAACGGCACGGTAGCCGGTGTCGCCGCCGAACCAGACGGACTTTTCGCCAGAGCGCACTCCCCACGAGCACCATAACGTGGTGTCTTTGTCAAAGGCAGTTCTGGCCGACGTGTGCTGACACGGCAGACATGATATCTTGGCCGAGATGGACTTTTTGTCTCCGCCAGCCGGGACTTTGACGGTCAGCTCGGCGTCTTCCCACCAGTCCAGCTCAGTGACGTTTTTCAAGCCGCTGGAGCGGAACCAGGATTCCAGGCCAAGCCCGACAAAGAATTGCACGTCTGGGTGGTGCTTCTGGATTTCCAGCACCGACGTGTGAGAGAGGTGGTCGTagtggctgtggctgatgACGACGGCATCGACAATGGGAATGTCCTTCAGGTCGCAGGGCCGCGGAGTGTACCGCTTCGGCCCCATGAAGCGAAACGGCGAGCACCGATCCTCAAACACCGGATCAAACAGAACCCGCAATCCAGACGGAAACTCGACGTAGTAACACGCATGGCCCAGCCACGTCGCCCTGATCTTGTCCGACGCATCGCGCGAAGGCAGCCATTCGGGCTTCACAACAGGCACAGTCGGCGGCTTCGTGTCCGGCATCTTGATCTCGCCGGTAATGGTCGGCCAGACGACGTTGCCCAGGATGGACATGAAGTTGGGCGGATTCGACCATGACGGATAGGGATTCTTGAAGCCGCTGATGGCGCCGCTCTTCTTGACGACGTGGTGAGGGTTGGAGGCGGCCTCTTCAGGGAAGTTGTCGCGGCCTTGGATTTTGGTGACGGACGTGGAGGAGAGATGGTGGGAGGCTGACGAGGAGATGGTGGAGGTTGATTTGCGCGTCatggctgcggcggcggttgctgttgcggctgctgctgtgacgaagaggaggagcgagATGCGTTGCGTTTGGGCGGCGGGTTTGGCGATGCTTAGGGCGCGGGTGTAGTAGTGCTGCCACAGCTTTGGGAAAAGCCGTTGACGCGACTGCGACATTCGGGGatctctctctgtgtctTTATAGAAGGATGGTGGacaggagagagggagagaaagaaaaggggggaggaggaggaagaaggaatgGTAGTCGGGACAGATGCCTTATCTTCACTTAGAGGCGATGCTCATACGAAGCACCAAAAGGATGCATGAGAATAAGCTACATGTGCACGCCCATGCATCGATCCCCTACGAGACAGAAACGTGGACCAGTAAGGCTGAGATCAAGCAGGGCCGCGTACATGTCCACGTACGTATTCCTCTATTTGCCTCGCTCCCCTAAACCAACTATCGAGCCATCGCTTCGCATAGAAACGAAACGACGGAGTTAACAACAAGCGAATGCGAAAACTGCCCCTCCCCACGGACCAGCAGCTGATTTCTCTTTTGTCCGAGATGGGCATGCAAGCGGTTTGGGCTGAAGGATTTAGGGCTTTTTTGCGGACTTCGGAATCCGACAAAAGCCATTTTGTTGTTGGCGGCATTTGCCCAAACTAGGCCCTGGATGTGCTTGCCTTGCACTGCATGCCTGCTATAAGGCTCGttatagtagtagcagtagtagtagtagtagtagtagtatccCATTTAACAAGCGTGCAATGGCCTCTGCGTGTATACCGCTTTTTATGATTATTGATggcttgcctttttttttttttgtctcttcatcgtccttcTTTATGAATTTGCCTTCCGCATTAGGCAATTCAGTCTTTTTTCGCTCTACTCTTTTCGGACGTTGCGGCCCGCCCTCACTAAAGGCAGTGGTTTTGAACTCCGCTTCGCTGGCGAATAAGCGGTTCTCTTGGCCGCTTTTTTGCGGAAAATGCAAAACAAGTGCTGACGTCCCGAGCGATCTCTAAGCTTAACACTAATCGAAAGATGTGTATGTACTTTTAAGCGAAAAGAAACGGTACGGGGTGCagtgttattattattattggtATAATCCAAAGGCGGGCGGTGATTAACAAGTTCAGGTCCTTTGCTGAGAATCTTTGTGTAGAAGATAGATACATCACTACAAGTGCAACAACTTTCATCacagcagaggaagaaaaaaatcataCATGTTCAAAACACAAGGTTTTACCCAAGTGAAAATGTCATTGGCGTGTCAGGGCTATCCACCCTGCTATGCTAAACTACTGCGTTGCAATCGCAATCGCATTCACATCCCCATCACACGTAATATGTAATGTGCCAAGGTAAATGCGCCAACACAGATGTTCCCGCAAGACAATTTTCCCCCAATTCAACCAAGAGTCTCAGCAGATGCCAGATTTAGATGGCAAGTCTCTCGACCTTCTGCTGGAGAGCCTTGATCTGGCCAGAAAGCTCAGACAGCTCGTTGGAGCTGATGCTGGCGGCAATAACGGCACGGCTCACACCGCAAGCACGTCCAAGCAGAGTCTTGCTGGGGACATAAACGTACGGGACGCCCTTGTCTTCGCAGATGAGGGGGATGtggaggatgatggcgaggggCTCGGTGTCGGCAGCAAGGACGGCAAGCTCGCAAGTACCACGGTTGATGGACTTGGTGACTGTACATTACACAAAGTTAGCCACAATCGCTAACGTAAAGAGAAACCAGCGTTGTCATTGGAGACACAACATACCTTCGTTAGCACCCTTCTTAGCCTGACGGATGTGCATGGCCGACTGGAGGA
It encodes:
- a CDS encoding uncharacterized protein (CAZy:GH47~SECRETED:SignalP(1-19)); its protein translation is MRFISGSVVALGLIAPVLAYPRPIGGKRGSPNPTRAAAVKAAFQTSWNAYHQYAFPHDDLHPVSNTYDDERNGWGSSAVDGLDTAILMGDADIVNTILKRIPQINFTTTAVANQGISVFETNIRYIGGMLASYDLLKGPFSHLVRDQTLVKNLLTQAESLANGLKVSFNTTSGVPDPTVYFNPTYRNSGTGSNNVAEIGTLVLEWTHLSDLTGNPLYGQLAQKGESYLLNPTGSPEAWPGLVGTYVSTSNGQFQDSDGSWSALSDSFYEYLIKMYLYDPDTFGEYKDRWVLAADSTIAHLASHPTSRHDLTFLSQYSGQTTSPQSGHLASFAGGNFILGGILLGEQKYIDFGIELTNSYFDTYNQTASGIGPEGFQWVDSANSSSSQPPSSVAGFYSKAGFWVTAPYYILRPETLESIYYSYRITGDSKYQDMAWEAISSILSKCRAGSAYSSINDVTQANGGGASDDMESFWFAEVLKYAYLIFAEESDVQLKPSGNKFVFNTEAHPFRIRH
- a CDS encoding uncharacterized protein (EggNog:ENOG41); this encodes MSQSRQRLFPKLWQHYYTRALSIAKPAAQTQRISLLLFVTAAAATATAAAAMTRKSTSTISSSASHHLSSTSVTKIQGRDNFPEEAASNPHHVVKKSGAISGFKNPYPSWSNPPNFMSILGNVVWPTITGEIKMPDTKPPTVPVVKPEWLPSRDASDKIRATWLGHACYYVEFPSGLRVLFDPVFEDRCSPFRFMGPKRYTPRPCDLKDIPIVDAVVISHSHYDHLSHTSVLEIQKHHPDVQFFVGLGLESWFRSSGLKNVTELDWWEDAELTVKVPAGGDKKSISAKISCLPCQHTSARTAFDKDTTLWCSWGVRSGEKSVWFGGDTGYRAVPYLPADVDDYAAEYDSFPRCPQFKQIGEHRGPFDLGLIPIGAYAPRAAFSAMHANPYDSVEIFQDTKCQKAMGIHWGTWALTMEEVLEPPRKLKEALKRKGIAEEGVFDVCDIGQSREF
- a CDS encoding uncharacterized protein (BUSCO:EOG092D3RKB) — encoded protein: MDDDDYGADDALLEAMAAVDSGPSAAGAVKQPTPQIITKPAASSGGRGSSSATPIVQPKPQIIQQKNLGSTILVSPRQRGNPLLTSIRSIPWEYSDIPADYVVGLTTCVLFLSLKYHRLHPEYIYTRIRNLQGKYNLRILLTLVDIPNHEDSIRELSKTSVVNNVTVILCWSAAEAARYIELYKSYENANFSAIRGQQSTNYADKLVEFVTVPRSLNKSDAVALVANFGSLKNAINAEPEQLSMMSGWGGVKVKRWTAAVEEPFRAKKAAKRGFQSSSAAAAGRDSRAARANAAADRPETQEPNPRAPQTKATPYSSSNYNSPAGNSSDHQPGGAQPPAQFRFLDEDSEDDEEAFETINREEKQAPQPTQPQPSKESSQLSEGVAAALAKLRQNG
- the SNU13 gene encoding RNA binding protein snu13; amino-acid sequence: MSTANEAAWPLADAALTQEILDLLQSAMHIRQAKKGANEVTKSINRGTCELAVLAADTEPLAIILHIPLICEDKGVPYVYVPSKTLLGRACGVSRAVIAASISSNELSELSGQIKALQQKVERLAI